One Burkholderiales bacterium DNA segment encodes these proteins:
- a CDS encoding ZIP family metal transporter, producing the protein MPALYWIVAATLIGGLLSVAAAAAFAFRASPARVAMLVSFAVGALLGVAFLEILPHAFELSGDIERTATTVLAGILLFFVLEKLVLWRHCHHEQCEAHDSAAVETGDRGRSGLLIIIGDTFHNFVDGIIIAAAFLADIQLGIVTSLAIIAHEIPQETGDFFILLHSGYSRSRALLFNMLSSMAMLVGAVIAYFALQTMQQWVPALLALAGASMIYIAVADLIPGLHKRPRIADTIQQAALIALGIAVIALVRQFD; encoded by the coding sequence ATGCCCGCACTGTACTGGATAGTCGCCGCCACGCTCATCGGCGGGTTGTTGAGCGTTGCGGCGGCGGCGGCTTTCGCGTTTCGGGCGAGCCCGGCGCGCGTCGCGATGCTCGTCAGCTTTGCGGTTGGCGCGCTGCTCGGCGTGGCGTTCCTGGAAATCCTGCCGCATGCGTTCGAGCTTTCCGGTGATATCGAAAGAACCGCGACGACGGTGCTGGCCGGCATCCTGCTATTTTTTGTGCTCGAAAAGCTCGTGCTATGGCGGCATTGTCATCACGAGCAATGCGAGGCGCATGACAGTGCGGCTGTCGAAACCGGCGATCGCGGCCGCAGCGGTTTGCTGATTATCATCGGCGATACGTTTCACAATTTCGTCGACGGCATCATCATCGCGGCCGCGTTTCTCGCCGACATCCAGCTCGGCATAGTGACTTCCCTCGCCATCATCGCGCACGAGATCCCGCAGGAAACCGGCGATTTTTTTATCCTGCTGCACTCGGGCTATTCGCGCTCGCGGGCGCTGCTGTTCAATATGCTGTCGAGCATGGCCATGCTTGTCGGCGCGGTGATCGCTTATTTCGCGCTGCAGACGATGCAGCAATGGGTGCCGGCACTGCTGGCGCTGGCCGGAGCGAGCATGATCTACATTGCTGTCGCGGATTTGATTCCGGGGCTGCACAAGCGTCCGCGGATCGCCGATACCATCCAGCAGGCCGCACTGATCGCGCTCGGCATTGCCGTCATCGCGCTGGTCCGGCAATTCGACTGA